Proteins encoded together in one Benincasa hispida cultivar B227 chromosome 1, ASM972705v1, whole genome shotgun sequence window:
- the LOC120075675 gene encoding uncharacterized protein LOC120075675, with product MIQNQSMSGLSVEAKHLRDFRKYNPSTFNGSLKNPTNAELWISSIQTIFRYMKCPEDQKVQCAVFMLTDKAQIWWQSAERMLGVDGDPVTWEQFKERFYAKYFSANLWYNKQREFLELKQGHRSVEEYD from the coding sequence atgatccagaACCAAAGCATGTCAGGCCTTTCGGTGGAGGCCAAACATTTGCGAGATTTTAGGAAGTATAACCCCAGCACCTTTAATGGGTCACTAAAGAACCCTACCAATGCAGAATTATGGATATCCTCGATTCAAACGATTTTTCGTTATATGAAATGCCCAGAGGACCAAAAGGTGCAGTGTGCCGTTTTTATGCTTACCGACAAGGCTCAGATCTGGTGGCAGTCGGCAGAAAGGATGTTGGGTGTAGATGGGGATCCAGTGACTTGGGAGCAGTTTAAGGAGCGCTTTTATGCGAAGTACTTCTCTGCCAACCTGTGGTATAATAAGCAGAGGGAGTTCTTGGAGCTGAAGCAGGGACATAGGTCAGTGGAGGAGTATGACTAG